The window GAGGCTTTAAGGGAATCCTTTGCTCAGAATTATTGGCCTGGAGTTTCAACTGTTTTCTGACCATTGACGATAGGGATATTGAACTAAATTGGCATTGAAGTATCTGGGATCATCAGACACTTCTTTGCCAATCCATTCGGGGAGTTCAATGGATTGATTTTCATCGATGAGTTCAACTTCCGCGATAATTAATCCTTGATTTTCACCAGCAAACTCGTCTACTTCCCAAATCAAGCCAGCGTACTCAATTTTGTATCGAGTTTTGTCAATCACGGGCGCTTCGCATAAATTATCCAGCATTTCTTGAGCATCATCGGCTGGGATAGAGTACTCATACTCCGCTCTGGAACAACCCTGAGTTAACCCTTTAATCGTGAGATATCCTTGATTGCCCACGAGGCGCACTCTCACAGTACAGCCTTTTTTTGTAGAAAGGTAACCTTGACAATATCCAATACCTGTCGCGAGTGAGCGCCACTGATCACCTTTGACTAAAAATTTACGTTCGATTTCAGTTGCCATGTGTGCCGTTGAGGGTTGTAGCGACAAAAAGAAGGGGCACGACATTCCGTGCCCCTACTATTCTCTATTAAAAATGATTGGCTTTTCGTTGAACCTAACAAAATTATTTGAGAGCACCCCAATTTACTTACATTCCCGAAGTATTTTACGACACAGAATTAACCTTCTCCGTCGAAAACTTGTTTTTTGAAGTTCTGAATTTCTCCCAAAAGTTCTTGACGGGTTGCAGCGGTTAATAAATAGCGGTAGATAAACCAAATTCCGTAACCTAGACCAATGAGTTCTAAAAGCACCGATACCAATGGGATATCATTGATAGCACCCAGTAAAGCCAGCGTGAGTTTAGCGCTAATTAATGCCAACAAAATCCAGCCAAGACTTGCTAGAAGTGGCTGGTATTGTTTAAAAAAATCTCCAACAGAATTTTGCACATCAGTAATAAAATCAGATGTTTTTTCTCCAAACTGTAGCCATTGCTCCTCTTTAGCGGGTTTTGCAGAGGGCATTTTACTCAACATCAAGTTATCTTCAACCTTGACTTCTACGATGGGTGCTTCTGCTTGAACTTCAACCCGTTCTTCGCTTTTTACAATTTCAGTTGTCATAGCGTATTTAGGAAAAAATAACGTGGAATGATGGACTGATCCATTTCTATCTAAAGCTCTCACGGCTGTAGACGAAAGCTTTCCAGTGCGTTGGTTGAATGAAATCAACACATCGCTCTTCGGCTAGTTGCCCTAAGAATACCTAGAGCAAATTTCATCGATCAGTTCTTTTTAGTCTATTGATGCCTACCCGTTAGGGTCAAGATGTAATCTTGAAAAAAGCCAAATGTCTGAATTTCTTTAAGGTATCTTTATATTGTTATTTCTTTGGAAAAAATTAAAATCATAAATGAGAGAATACTTACAAAAATTAAATAAATAATGACTCAATTATTTGAAATTTGATAAATAAAATCCTGATTACTACTGATATCAAAGGACGAATAATGAATAGCTAAAAACTACTAATTTGTCCCGCATGAACCGAAAGAATTTGAGAAGAATTCAACCACTGGGAATCAAATGCTCCTAAGTGGGTTGTCGTAATCAGGGTTTGAAAGCGGTCTTGAATGGCGTCCAAAAGCTGATTTTGACGGTTTAAATCCAATTCTGCCAGCACGTCATCGAGCAACAATAAGGGAGGTTCTCCTACAACTTCCTCAATTAGTTTGAGTTCTGCCAGCTTCAGCGCCAACACCAATGTGCGTTGTTGACCCTGAGAGCCATAAGACCTAGCCGGAGTCTGATTGATGGTCAACTCGACTTCATCTCGGTGAGGGCCAACTAGAGTCGTCCCTTGACTTTGTTCAGGAATTCGACGCTGTTGGATTTTGTCTAAAAATGCCTTTTGTACTTCTTCTGGGTCATCTTTTTCAGCGCGGATATTGGGCGCATAAGTCACGTCCAACACCTCAGTTGCCCCACTAATACTCGCGTGCCACGCCGCCGCCAGGGGTGCCAACCGTTCTAGAACTCTCGCTCGACGCCGCGTAACGCGTGAACCGGTGGTTGCCAGTTGTACATCCCACAGCGCTAGTTCTGAATACAACTCTCTGGATGATTCCTCCAGTTTTCCTTCTGCTGCCCCAACTCGGTATTTTTTCAGGAGGGCGTTACGCTGTCGTAGTACCTGGTTATATTGTTGCA of the Allocoleopsis franciscana PCC 7113 genome contains:
- a CDS encoding CYTH domain-containing protein; protein product: MATEIERKFLVKGDQWRSLATGIGYCQGYLSTKKGCTVRVRLVGNQGYLTIKGLTQGCSRAEYEYSIPADDAQEMLDNLCEAPVIDKTRYKIEYAGLIWEVDEFAGENQGLIIAEVELIDENQSIELPEWIGKEVSDDPRYFNANLVQYPYRQWSENS
- a CDS encoding CAAD domain-containing protein, producing the protein MRALDRNGSVHHSTLFFPKYAMTTEIVKSEERVEVQAEAPIVEVKVEDNLMLSKMPSAKPAKEEQWLQFGEKTSDFITDVQNSVGDFFKQYQPLLASLGWILLALISAKLTLALLGAINDIPLVSVLLELIGLGYGIWFIYRYLLTAATRQELLGEIQNFKKQVFDGEG
- the recF gene encoding DNA replication/repair protein RecF (All proteins in this family for which functions are known are DNA-binding proteins that assist the filamentation of RecA onto DNA for the initiation of recombination or recombinational repair.) codes for the protein MYLKTLHLKQFRNYRDCIVDFDAPKTILVGNNAQGKSNLLEAVELLSTLKSHRSVRDRDLVLEEAAVGQIRANLERAYGSIDLDLTLRTQGRRTVALNREALRRQLDFLGILNAVQFSSLDLELVRGAPERRRNWLDSLLIQLEPIYAYILQQYNQVLRQRNALLKKYRVGAAEGKLEESSRELYSELALWDVQLATTGSRVTRRRARVLERLAPLAAAWHASISGATEVLDVTYAPNIRAEKDDPEEVQKAFLDKIQQRRIPEQSQGTTLVGPHRDEVELTINQTPARSYGSQGQQRTLVLALKLAELKLIEEVVGEPPLLLLDDVLAELDLNRQNQLLDAIQDRFQTLITTTHLGAFDSQWLNSSQILSVHAGQISSF